Proteins encoded together in one Ciona intestinalis chromosome 1, KH, whole genome shotgun sequence window:
- the LOC100178095 gene encoding protein SHQ1 homolog isoform X1, protein MLTPKFQINQDDVSVTIVVHAPYTKVSEVDIFIEETCFAFHAKPYYLRLELPGTIVEAGSSCKYEVDKGAYTVHVCKQEKGEHFENLDLLTTMLAQKKTPQTKPLIEVVEEDVNCEHEASLTKENICSTTFGYGFANQKHGVISKLQEDLCDIVYIRNPDDTSLEDRKSLKQAAEDLKFDSDYYLADLYEDDYIQHIIKFIPEWKQSPEEQLEFTDEEKEQLQKLPNKEYLISENEQQIILNGLFDILFAYAYNVRVTEGEGCVESAWNIRTISHTLSWCCSSSCLKETVVSCLRRSLCYPQYRNWKLGCKVVQDVIRILKKGRRYILHCLLHIWRIFQTADGSPCYILNDLYITDYCVWLQKLKTCDELMKSLSKEAKGLNVLKKDLDLELELIEEAAELVLADEKQAEESNSEVDELTNQIGLVSVDS, encoded by the exons ATGTTGACGCCCAAATTTCAAATTAACCAAGACGACGTTTCCGTTACAATAGTCGTACATGCCCCATATACCAAAGTGTCGGAAGTCGATATTTTCATTGAAGAGACTTGCTTTGCTTTCCATGCAAAACCATATTACCTTCG ATTAGAACTTCCTGGCACCATTGTGGAAGCTGGTTCATCGTGCAAATACGAGGTTGATAAAGGTGCTTATACTGTCCATGTGTGTAAACAAGAAAAGGGCGAACACTTTGAAAACCTTGATTTACTAACAACGATGTTGGCACAGAAGAAAACACCACAAACTAAACCCCTGATTGAAGTTGTGGAAGAAG ATGTTAATTGTGAACATGAAGCAAGTTTAactaaagaaaatatttgttcaacCACATTCGGTTACGGCTTTGCAAATCAAAAACACGGCGTCATATCTAAGTTACAG GAAGATTTGTGTGATATTGTTTACATTAGAAATCCGGATGATACCAGTTTGGAAGAtcgtaaaagtttaaaacaagctGCTGAAGATTTGAAGTTTGATTCTGATTACTATCT AGCGGACCTGTATGAAGATGATTACATTCAGCACATCATCAAATTTATCCCAGAGTGGAAACAAAGTCCGGAGGAACAATTGGAGTTTACTGATGAGGAGAAAGAGCAACTTCAGAAACTTCCAAATAAAGAATACCTCATTTCAGAAAACGaacaacaaataattttgaatG gtttgtttgatattttattcgCATATGCTTACAATGTGCGAGTAACTGAGGGCGAGGGGTGTGTGGAGTCTGCATGGAACATAAGAACCATCAGTCATACCTTGTCATGGTGCTGCTCATCTTCCTGCTTGAAGGAGACAGTGGTTTCTTGTTTAAGAAGATCCCTATGTTATCCACAATACAG AAATTGGAAGTTAGGATGCAAAGTTGTTCAAGATGTTATTCGAATATTAAAGAAAGGAAGACGCTACATCCTGCACTGTCTCTTGCATATTTGGAGAATATTTCAAACTGCTGATGGATCTCCTTGCTACATATTAAATGACCTTTACATAACTGACTACTGTGTGTGGctgcaaaagttaaaaacctgCGATGAACTGATGAAAAGTCTTTCCAAGGAAGCTAAAGGtctaaacgttttaaaaaaagacttGGACCTTGAACTGGAACTGATTGAAGAAGCAGCAGAACTTGTTTTAGCTGATGAGAAGCAAGCCGAAGAAAGCAACAGTGAGGTTGATGAACTGACAAACCAGATAGGCTTAGTTTCTGTGGATTCTTAA
- the LOC100178095 gene encoding protein SHQ1 homolog isoform X2, with protein sequence MLTPKFQINQDDVSVTIVVHAPYTKVSEVDIFIEETCFAFHAKPYYLRLELPGTIVEAGSSCKYEVDKGAYTVHVCKQEKGEHFENLDLLTTMLAQKKTPQTKPLIEVVEEDVNCEHEASLTKENICSTTFGYGFANQKHGVISKLQEDLCDIVYIRNPDDTSLEDRKSLKQAAEDLKFDSDYYLADLYEDDYIQHIIKFIPEWKQSPEEQLEFTDEEKEQLQKLPNKEYLISENEQQIILNGLFDILFAYAYNVRVTEGEGCVESAWNIRTISHTLSWCCSSSCLKETVVSCLRRSLCYPQYRTESCR encoded by the exons ATGTTGACGCCCAAATTTCAAATTAACCAAGACGACGTTTCCGTTACAATAGTCGTACATGCCCCATATACCAAAGTGTCGGAAGTCGATATTTTCATTGAAGAGACTTGCTTTGCTTTCCATGCAAAACCATATTACCTTCG ATTAGAACTTCCTGGCACCATTGTGGAAGCTGGTTCATCGTGCAAATACGAGGTTGATAAAGGTGCTTATACTGTCCATGTGTGTAAACAAGAAAAGGGCGAACACTTTGAAAACCTTGATTTACTAACAACGATGTTGGCACAGAAGAAAACACCACAAACTAAACCCCTGATTGAAGTTGTGGAAGAAG ATGTTAATTGTGAACATGAAGCAAGTTTAactaaagaaaatatttgttcaacCACATTCGGTTACGGCTTTGCAAATCAAAAACACGGCGTCATATCTAAGTTACAG GAAGATTTGTGTGATATTGTTTACATTAGAAATCCGGATGATACCAGTTTGGAAGAtcgtaaaagtttaaaacaagctGCTGAAGATTTGAAGTTTGATTCTGATTACTATCT AGCGGACCTGTATGAAGATGATTACATTCAGCACATCATCAAATTTATCCCAGAGTGGAAACAAAGTCCGGAGGAACAATTGGAGTTTACTGATGAGGAGAAAGAGCAACTTCAGAAACTTCCAAATAAAGAATACCTCATTTCAGAAAACGaacaacaaataattttgaatG gtttgtttgatattttattcgCATATGCTTACAATGTGCGAGTAACTGAGGGCGAGGGGTGTGTGGAGTCTGCATGGAACATAAGAACCATCAGTCATACCTTGTCATGGTGCTGCTCATCTTCCTGCTTGAAGGAGACAGTGGTTTCTTGTTTAAGAAGATCCCTATGTTATCCACAATACAG AACAGAAAGCTGCCGCTGA